The region gagTGTAcctacattttgtgtgtttttcagggAGATGATTATGAAGTAAGGAAGTATAACACCACCCAGTGGGTCAGTACTACAGTCAGTGGCACTGAGCAGGACGAGGCCTTAAGCACTGGCTTTAGGAGACTCTTCAAATACATCCAGGGGAATAATGACAAGCGTGAGATGTGCCTGCTACTTCACTGAATCTTTTAGTGTCTGTTCATACTTTGTTTCCCTCAATCAAAGGTTGATGAACTTGCCTAAACAAATAACTATCTCTTGTAGATGGCACGGTTATCAACAAAGCTCTTCTGTTAGTTTGTTAAAGAACAATTTAAAGATAGTAAAGTGTGATTAAAGGAAGCTTGGAGGTGTAAACACTTTTCTGCCTAgtgaatgtaaacatttatagtTTTAACCACACACCTAGCAACATATGTTTGCAGTCATTGGTTCCATTACTGAAAGGCCAGTTTCTTGTTTTAAGATGTTCAGGAGCTGAACTAGTTGTTTTGGGAAGCTGGAAACATTCAGGGTTCATAACAGTTGAGCTAcacttttacataaataaaaataaataataaaaagctctAATGTCGCCACTAGGTACAAGCCAGTATTTTTGGGTTTCTTCGTTTCATATCGCATTACATTTTGAAATCTTAAATGCAGACATAGATACAGGAAGCTAGTGGGttcattcattaaattaaatacagttCCACATGCTGACATCACCAAAGCTATGGATTTTAGTCCAGCTGAGATTAAAACCTCTTGTTCATGTGATTAAAAGACTTTGCTGGGTAAAGAAATAGCTCATAAACATTCCGTGGCCCTATAAACTAACTGGTCATAGTAATCTTTGTACTAGAAAAAAGCAAGGACTTTATCTTAATGTGAGTAATGTTCAAATATGTAAACATTGTTACACGCCACAGTCAGCACAACAGCATATTCTTTATCATGTCACTTGTAGAATGCAACTTATTTTATGCATCAGCCATGACATGTCCaacaatgttgtaaatgtacaaCGTTTTTATTTACTCTGGAGAAAATAGGAACGATCAGAAACTTTTAATAGCAGATTTTATTTAAGAGAGGGAACTGCGCTTAATTGTGAAAGAAGTAAAATGGCGTCTTTAGTTCACTTACTTTGATGATGCTCTCTGTATCAGAGGTGAAAGTGGACATGACCTCCCCAGTGACCTGTCTTATTAACCCTGGAGATGGACCATCATGTGAGAGCTCCTTCACTGTGTCCTTTTACCTTCCTGAGGAGCACCAGGCCGAGCCCCCCAAACCCAGCATCCCTGAAATCTTCTTCGAGAACAGGAAGGAGTTCACAGTGTTTGTCAGGTATTTACATTAAAGCAGACTTGCGACAGTGTACGAGGCTTTAAATTGCATTGTTCATGTATTGGttggggttttgtgtgtgtgtgtgtgtgtgtgtgtgtgtgtgtgtgttaggactTTTGGAGGTTTTGCTAACAGTCAGAACACCCGTGAAGAGTTACTGAAGCTGACTGAGAGCTTGAAGAGGGATGGAATGAAATTCAAAGAGGCTCCCTACTACCGTGTGGGCTATGACAGTCCTTTCAAGCTTGTCAACCGCAGGAACGAAGTCTGGCTCATacaggaggagggagaggagtGAGTCAGTAAATGGTTTACAGGGTGCATAGTGAGTGATAAAGGTCATttttggtttggatttttttattgaaaacgCTACTAATGAGACGTTTTTTAATAATCATGAATTCAAACCACTAATATGTCTAATATCAAGCCAAATATCATTAAATCCTTATAGAATTTGTATAATCACTGTGTGAGACAGCCtacagtctttttttaaaaatgattattttatttttttgcttatcTTTTTAGATGGATTTGTGTtatatttgtgatttttattgcACTACTGCCTAGACCACACTAGAAGATTTATATAGTCCAAAAACAGCAGCTTATTTTCTTTGCACTTTTCTCTGAGGGTGCTTCACTGCCCTGTAATGCAGCATAAGCAGCATTTTGAACAGATCTGTTTGGCTCGCCTCATGCCAAGGAGGAAGCAGGTGTAGCATCACCTCCGGTAGCTGTTGTGGGAGAGAAGCTGAGGATCTCTCTGAGGAGAGATGGCTGGTGGCTGGGAATTAGCATATGACCAAAGTGATTACTAAATTGACTTGACCCCCACCTCCCCATTTTCAACCCAGTCATTTAGGCATGATATTAAGATTGTTTTCACGTAAGACAGTCTGTTTTCCAGCTCATTGCCTGAGGttgtgaatatttaatatttttaatagtgAGGATACTAGAtcaatgtattaattaatagaAAATGTAACACATTTTTGTACATTGTTCTGGTTAAGGGCCATATGCCAGAAATATCGATCAGGCTGGTCATGACTGTCCATTCAGAACACTGTAGCGTTTAATATTAGATCTTGCACAACCCAAACTACAGGACAGTTGGGGAGGGTAACTATTCATGACCAAGAAAAGGTTCATAATCACCAGCCTGATTATCCTCTAGTGTGGCCAGGCATTATTTATCACTAATCATATAACcagtttaatgtgaacattCCACTACAGATTCCTGTTTTTCCAACTTAAAGCCATTAAGTACTATGATTCTTAACTCTTAAATTCTACACtgaatttgattatttaataataatttcataaacAAAATGCTTCTACATTTATTATCGATTATATTAACTAAATGTGAAATTATACACTTTCTATTAAAatagtggctttttttttttggtattaaaTGTTTCAACTTTTACTCATTCTGTAATAAATTTTGCTTGTATTTTAaatttctctgaatgtggatgaTTTTAGCTTAGAAGGTGTTAAGGACACGAGCACAGCTGCAAGGAGCAAAACTTCACTGATCCACATGTAGACTCTGCACTGTCATCAGGTTTATTTTAGAGTCAAATATTGCCTGAATATCATGTTCATGCACTCAGCACTGTGTGAAAACTCAATTATACTCTACTGATGCTGAGCCACAATACTAAGAGGATCTATTATTTCTTTGGCAGTGCATCATAAAGCCATGAGTGTCCAAATGTGTATCCAAGACAGtttcgttaaaaaaaaagaaaaaaaaaaagcttttgtgtTCCAATTGTAAACAGTAATAGAACTAGTGATTAGATTGAATAAACCACAACACCATGACAGTAAAGATGTTTAGTggaatttttacttttttatataaacaaatatttagattttacaTTTCCTACCTTAGCCAAGAGCCATGTCAGAATCCAATATCTTTATGCATAAAGGATATTTGTATTTAAGCATATCTTTATTCATTCGCCATGTCATGACCTTACATCCCATGCCAAATCCcagctatatatatatcatgaattacattcatttattcagagcCCTTTTTGGTCATAATTTTCTTTGGTCAAGAAGATTAATGTTTTGATGATTGACTACAATTATAACAAGATCTTACAATCAACTGTGCAAATGAATTCTTGCACAGATGAAAATAGATCAACAAATGATTTTCTCTGAGAATGAATAATCTAGAACATGGATTTAAGTAGACATCTTATGAGGCCGCATTATTTATTCACATGGGGAAAAGAAGTTATGAAGACTTAATCATCAAAAAAGGGCTTGTTATCTTTTGGACTTAGTGATGCGAGAACAGAAATGGACATGACAGAGCAATAAGCGTTGACCCCACAGAAACCTTTAGAAATGACTAACTGCCCTGGGTGACATGGAGACTCACGTGACGAGTGTGATTATTCCGACTGGCTGACAGGTGGCAGTGAATCAAACACAGAGATGGGCCATTTttaaacatcaccttttttttatttattagagagACATACACAGGAGGGTTAGCAGCTGTCTTCCCCTTGTCACTGTGATTTTGGTTTATTGGATGAAAAGGACAAGACTTAAAGGCCTCAAAATCAGACTCGGCACGAGTCTAAAACAGTGACGTTATGCttaatacataattattaacTGAGCTGCAGATCTGTAAAATCCCTCACATAAATCACTTCAGATTCTGgctaatctaaaataaatactcTACAAAAAGTAAGCCACTTCCTCTAACAAGGGTGTACAAATTCTTCGAAAATAAATCCAGAGGttatttcttaatatttatgtttatatacaaaATCTAGTATAAAACTGCGTGAGTGAGATTTTATGTAAGAGGAGTTAGTACGTAAGAAATGT is a window of Tachysurus vachellii isolate PV-2020 chromosome 3, HZAU_Pvac_v1, whole genome shotgun sequence DNA encoding:
- the hebp2 gene encoding heme-binding protein 2 — its product is MLRAMGKMVFGGFENPKYTPQKSKGDDYEVRKYNTTQWVSTTVSGTEQDEALSTGFRRLFKYIQGNNDKQVKVDMTSPVTCLINPGDGPSCESSFTVSFYLPEEHQAEPPKPSIPEIFFENRKEFTVFVRTFGGFANSQNTREELLKLTESLKRDGMKFKEAPYYRVGYDSPFKLVNRRNEVWLIQEEGEE